The following are encoded in a window of Candidatus Caldatribacterium sp. genomic DNA:
- a CDS encoding galactose-1-phosphate uridylyltransferase translates to LRRVLESDHFVVFVPYAARFPFEVTLLPVRHSSSFQGETHLADLAAVLRRVLKGVRECSGASSFNFVLHTAPYHAREEEERSYHWHFEILPASLRVAGFEWGSGFSINVVRPEEAAEKMRLCLEPLKGG, encoded by the coding sequence CTCTGCGCCGTGTATTGGAGAGCGATCACTTCGTAGTCTTTGTCCCTTATGCTGCTCGGTTCCCTTTTGAGGTCACACTCCTCCCGGTACGCCACTCTTCCTCCTTTCAAGGGGAAACTCATCTTGCGGACCTTGCTGCGGTTCTGCGGCGGGTGCTCAAAGGGGTGCGGGAATGTTCAGGAGCTTCATCCTTCAACTTTGTCCTTCATACCGCACCGTACCATGCTCGGGAGGAGGAGGAAAGAAGCTACCACTGGCATTTTGAAATCCTTCCTGCTTCTCTTCGAGTTGCTGGCTTTGAATGGGGAAGTGGCTTCTCCATCAATGTGGTACGTCCTGAGGAAGCCGCAGAGAAAATGCGTTTGTGCCTTGAGCCTCTAAAGGGTGGGTGA